One window of the Solanum stenotomum isolate F172 chromosome 11, ASM1918654v1, whole genome shotgun sequence genome contains the following:
- the LOC125844552 gene encoding agamous-like MADS-box protein AGL29 translates to MHGSLIMARSGRKKIRIEKIQDKKKKSVTFSKRRTGLFKKETELSALCNSPSAMVIFSPNDNKSTVYSIGYPCVNSIMDKFMKVNPPTNIDDTNSLTIHHKNAIRKVGLELIEVNRKLEEEEKRKKRLDATGHSYENLNSMQYQQLIETIEIKFLETECIAIQLKECNMPFPYSTFGDALAPK, encoded by the exons ATGCATGGAA GTTTAATCATGGCAAGGTCTGGCCGCAAAAAAATTCGTATTGAGAAGAtacaagataaaaagaaaaagagtgtGACATTCTCTAAAAGGCGTACTGGCCTTTTTAAGAAAGAAACTGAGCTCTCCGCACTTTGTAATAGTCCAAGTGCTATGGTAATTTTTTCCCCTAATGACAACAAATCTACCGTATACTCAATTGGATATCCATGTGTCAATTCAATTATGGATAAGTTTATGAAGGTGAATCCTCCAACAAACATTGATGACACTAACTCCCTCACTATACATCATAAAAATGCTATTAGAAAGGTGGGTTTGGAGCTAATCGAGGTTAATAGAAAGCTTGAAGAGGAGGAGAAACGCAAGAAAAGGCTTGACGCCACAGGACATTcatatgaaaatttgaattctaTGCAGTATCAACAATTGATCGAAACTATTGAAATCAAATTCCTGGAAACGGAATGCATAGCTATCCAACTAAAGGAGTGTAACATGCCATTTCCCTACAGTACATTTGGAGATGCCTTGGCTCCTAAATAA
- the LOC125843674 gene encoding P-loop NTPase domain-containing protein LPA1 homolog 2-like, translating into MATEVTKLLYIVVVDDEEVEEKRDQGKDSFRYTRSVLQSTLQLMGCKPRHAFKISRTVFDKMRSECMGDKLVSADRAQLGQDNSKGLHHRESSTFMNAFMDKGNNQSESSIPFELYKRRTTVIVKRGTFLDVVCDALTEYKYMGPNQRADLILACRIRERKESVTVLLCGTSGCGKSTLSALLGSRLGITTVVSTDSIRHMMRSFVDEKQNPLLWASTYHAGEYLDPVAVSEAKAKKRAKKLAGISTPPIQKEGVKSPPVRISNAVDLISSREMAVEGFKAQSEMVIDSLDRLITAWEDRKESVVVEGVHLSLNFVMGLMKKHPSVIPFMVYIANEEKHLERFAVRAKYMTLDPAKNKYVKYIRNIRTIQEYLCNRADKHLVPKINNTNVDKSVAAIHATVFGCLRRRDAGEQLYDPVTNTVVVIDEEYRNQCAANCVSSKGMFQLIQRKGSSRHLMALLNNDGSVAKAWPVYTLGNDGKPIMDHSAASGIGTPMYGPLQIGKAEPINLQFGHFGISAWPSDVGGTSHASSVDESRGELTDNGSRYYSSCCSSPRLPEAHAKELKEEQSVHGSDDEEVDEPLERDSDEDLSDDGSKRVDEEEGSVDEESTKSDEEYDDLAMLDIQEDGYMTDVNEEIYNKSELSTKVVPVSGDQLTEGFETYRKSIDQSFRSKSAVILELPLGSYTSFLKEKNEKRVPTSGNIRVKKRSNSIPTLGKHGALINGSTIPEGMSR; encoded by the exons ATGGCTACAGAGGTAACGAAACTGTTGTATATAGTGGTAGTAGATGATGAGGAGGTGGAGGAGAAGAGAGATCAAGGGAAAGACTCTTTTAGATATACGCGTTCTGTTCTGCAGAGTACTCTGCAACTTATGGGATGTAAACCTCGACATGCGTTTAAG ATAAGCAGAACAGTTTTTGACAAAATGAGAAGTGAATGTATGGGTGATAAGTTGGTTTCAGCAGATAGAGCACAACTGGGACAGGATAACTCTAAAGGACTTCATCATAGAGAGTCCAGTACCTTTATGAATGCATTCATGGATAAAGGGAACAATCAAAGTGAGAGCAGCATACCTTTTGAGTTGTACAAAAGGCGCACGACAGTCATTGTCAAGAGAGGGACTTTCCTAGATGTTGTTTGTGATGCTTTAACCGAATACAAGTATATGGGCCCCAACCAGAGGGCTGATTTAATTTTAGCTTGCAG GATCCGAGAAAGAAAAGAATCTGTAACTGTGCTATTGTGTGGGACTAGTGGCTGTGGCAAATCTACATTGTCTGCTTTGCTG GGAAGCAGGTTGGGTATAACGACTGTGGTGTCCACTGACTCCATTCGACATATGATGAGGAGTTTTGTAGATGAAAAGCAAAACCCTTTACTTTGGGCTTCAACCTACCACGCAGGGGAATATTTGGATCCTGTAGCTGTTTCTGAAGCTAAAGCGAAGAAAAGGGCGAAGAAGTTAGCTGGAATTTCAACCCCACCAATACAAAAAGAAGGTGTAAAATCTCCACCTGTGCGGATTTCAAATGCTGTTGATTTGATTAGTTCCAGAGAAATGGCAGTTGAAGGATTTAAGGCACAGAGTGAGATGGTAATTGATAGTCTTGATAGGCTAATAACTGCATGGGAAGACCGGAAAGAATCAGTCGTTGTGGAGGGTGTTCATTTGAGCCTTAATTTTGtg ATGGGACTAATGAAGAAGCATCCGTCAGTCATACCTTTTATGGTTTACATTGCAAATGAGGAAAAACATTTAGAAAGGTTTGCAGTACGTGCGAAGTACATGACTCTTGATCCTGCTAAAAACAAGTATGTTAAATATATTCGAAACATCCGGACAATACAAGAATATCTCTGTAACAGAGCTGACAAGCATTTGGTGCCAAAGATTAACAACACCAATGTAGATAAAAGTGTGGCAGCCATTCATGCCACTGTCTTCGGTTGCCTACGGAGGCGTGATGCAGGGGAGCAACTGTATGATCCAGTCACAAATACGGTTGTCGTCATTGATGAGGAATACAGAAACCAGTGTGCTGCCAATTGTGTGAGCTCTAAGGGAATGTTTCAACTGATTCAAAGAAAAGGTTCTTCTAGGCACTTGATGGCTCTTCTGAACAATGATGGATCAGTAGCAAAAGCTTGGCCAGTTTACACCTTGGGCAATGATGGCAAGCCTATTATGGATCACTCCGCTGCGAGTGGAATAGGGACCCCTATGTATGGACCACTGCAGATTGGCAAGGCTGAACCTATTAATCTGCAATTTGGCCATTTTGGGATCAGTGCTTGGCCCAGTGATGTTGGTGGTACCAGTCATGCTAGTAGTGTAGATGAATCGAGGGGTGAGCTGACGGACAATGGCAGCAGGTACTATTCCTCTTGCTGCAGCTCACCAAGGTTGCCTGAAGCACATGCAAAAGAG CTCAAAGAGGAACAATCAGTGCATGGTAGTGATGACGAAGAGGTTGATGAACCACTTGAAAGAGACAGTGACGAGGATCTTAGTGATGATGGTTCCAAACGAGTTGATGAGGAG GAAGGCTCAGTGGATGAGGAATCTACTAAATCAGATGAGGAGTATGATGATCTTGCCATGCTAGATATTCAAGAAGATGGTTATATGACTGATGTTAATGAAGAAATATACAATAAGTCAGAGTTGAGTACTAAGGTTGTACCTGTTTCAGGGGACCAGCTAACTGAAGGTTTCGAGACGTATAGGAAGAGCATCGATCAATCTTTCAGAAGTAAGAGTGCTGTAATTTTGGAGCTACCGCTTGGGAGCTACACTTCTTTTCTCAAAGAGAAGAACGAGAAGAGAGTCCCAACCTCTGGCAACATTCGAGTAAAGAAACGTTCTAACAGCATTCCAACCTTGGGGAAGCATGGGGCATTGATAAATGGTTCCACCATCCCGGAAGGAATGTCTAGGTAA